The Plasmodium knowlesi strain H genome assembly, chromosome: 5 genome has a window encoding:
- a CDS encoding AP-4 complex subunit sigma, putative: MIEFLLMVNKQGQTRLSQYYNNLSIEEKTILEGELIRKCLSRVDYQCSFLQYREYKIIYRRYASLYLIVGVTNQDVNEFAILEMIHNIIEILDKYYENVCELDIMFNIDKTHFIIDEILCNGEICDMNKSNVLRPILLMDKFSPKM, translated from the exons ATGATTGAGTTCCTTCTTATGGTTAACAAGCAGGGCCAAACGAGGCTAAGTCAGTACTACAACAACCTGAGCATCGAAGAGAAAACAATCCTCGAGGGAGAACTCATACGGAAATGCCTGTCGCGAGTCGACTATCAATGCTCCTTTCTACAGTACAGGGAatacaaaattatttatagAAG ATATGCCAGCCTCTACCTAATTGTCGGCGTGACAAACCAGGATGTAAACGAATTCGCCATACTCGAAATGATCCACAACATTATAGAAATCTTAGATAAGTATTACGAAAATGTATGCGAATTAGACATCATGTTTAACATTGACAAAACGCATTTTATAATTGACGAAATATTGTGCAACGGTGAAATATGCGACATGAACAAGTCCAATGTCCTCCGCCCAATTCTCCTAATGGACAAATTCTctccaaaaatgtga
- a CDS encoding apical asparagine-rich protein AARP codes for MRIIRVASLVVLLACYYTNGKSILRKRKIIYGSPHLLNAPDGSSKFPPSLDNVEAKELHSRNEDGEYVKGIHFVGKAGMSNVRDVKNGSFILLNEKVKDAPSDEEEEEEESHDNADHVNNNGDNGSEGDHNDEDHEDGEHEHLYENGNDNNNNNNNNNNNNNNNNYNNNNYNNNNYNNNNYNNNNNNNNNYNNGSMTALPPPPPPVMHHSPPPPLTPSGIVGHVVSNVFTAGLKLFGVP; via the coding sequence ATGCGTATAATTAGGGTTGCCAGTTTGGTGGTACTCCTGGCATGTTACtacacaaatgggaaaagtaTTCTccgaaagaggaaaattatttatggTTCTCCACATTTGCTAAATGCCCCTGATGGATCGAGCAAgtttcccccctccctggACAATGTAGAAGCAAAGGAATTGCACAGCAGGAACGAAGATGGTGAGTATGTAAAGGGTATCCATTTTGTTGGGAAGGCAGGCATGAGTAATGTGAGGGACGTGAAGAATGGGTCGTTCATTCTTTTAAATGAGAAGGTGAAAGATGCCCCCTCtgacgaggaggaagaagaggaggagagtCACGACAATGCTGACCATGTAAATAACAATGGCGACAACGGCAGCGAGGGTGATCACAACGACGAGGACCACGAGGACGGTGAACACGAGCATTTGTACGAGAACGGAAatgacaacaacaacaacaacaacaacaacaataacaacaacaacaataataattacaacaataataattacaacaataataattacaacaataataattacaacaataacaataacaacaataataattataacAACGGTTCCATGACGGCCCTTCCGCCTCCACCCCCCCCTGTGATGCACCACTCCCCACCTCCACCCTTGACCCCCTCGGGCATCGTTGGCCATGTCGTATCAAACGTTTTCACCGCTGGATTGAAGTTGTTTGGCGTGCCGTAG
- a CDS encoding BSD-domain protein, putative: protein MGNKQGKRKKYELCEFQFEKEFQVKFPWNEIVQWGSRDVNVDMNLGAIQKTIEEIKDITTDEETYFNMTEVECIDSFHLDDDMVMWATSLLKENRNLQKIRYNLVPRIISENEFWMRYFSAIKLIVTKNAFDGEHGGTAGT from the exons ATGGGGAATAAACAGGGGAAGCGGAAAAAATACGAGTTATGTGAATTTCAATTTGAAAAAG AGTTCCAAGTGAAGTTTCCTTGGAATGAAATCGTCCAGTGGGGAAGCCGAGATGTGAACGTAGACATGAACCTCGGGGCGATCCAAAAAAcaatagaagaaataaaagatatTACAACAGATGAAGAGACATATTTTAATATGACGGAAGTGGAGTGCATTGATTCGTTCCACTTGGACGATGACATGGTCATGTGGGCCACATCacttttaaaggaaaataggaaTTTACAGAAAATACGATACAACCTTGTTCCTAGGATCATTAGCGAGAACGAGTTTTGGATGAGGTACTTCTCAGCCATAAAGCTCATCGTTACAAAAAATGCGTTTGACGGGGAGCACGGTGGCACTGCTGGTACATGA